The region cactatatacatgtacaactgagTACAATCCTCATGTTGTATACTCAAGCCATGTTACAGTATCATATCATAATTACACAAACAGAAGCCACAAATACAATTAGTGTTATAGTTAGCACACACCACAGATAAGAGCATTGTGCACCTGCTAGTCAGAATGTAACTGCACACTGCCATGTTAAAATAATAAcgtgcatgcactgcatgtacgtacaattacCCAAGTTTGAACATTATACCACTTAGTATATACACGTTTACATTTACAATCCtgttaactacatgtataagcaaCCAAGTCTATATGAAAAGGTCATGCAGTGGTGGTGTTGATGTGGTATGGTGCATGGGGCTATGGGTCGAAGGCAACAGTGTTACCTTTTCTTAAGACTCATTTAGTATAATGGCCACTTTAAATATTCATAACATTTCTAAGATTGTATAGTTCAGGGAATGAGCAAAGAAAACTTGATGCCATAAAATTTCACAGAACAGCAAGCCACTAATTATTGATAAGAGTATACACCACAGATAAGATTCGAACTATTGTGCAATTCCTAGCAAGTACTCCACAACAAAGACAGGGACACCACCATTATTTTAGGCAGACTATTTAATAGGCAACACATACCGTCAGCATCAGATGATTTCAGCAGATCCAGAGATCTAAAGAACGAGCAATGGCGGAGAGTGCAGTGAAAGAAGAGCTGAAATGTTCCATTTGCTTGGACAATTTCAAGAATCCCAAAGTGTTGCCGTGTTGTCACAGCTTTTGTCTCCATTGTCTGGAGGGAGCTCATGAGAGAACCAAGAACAAGAAAAGCCTAACCTGTCCTCAGTGCAAGGCTAAACAGCAGGTGACAAACTacacgctataattatgtatacatatatatacatgcatgcaacctAGCTGTTTAAAATGTGCAAcctatatgcatgtactgacAAAGATTATATCATAGTACACACTTACTATAAATtcggcttataattattataattatatacaggttCCTACCAATGGTCCCCGTGGTTTCCCCGATGATTACACCCTTGCTAATCAGAAACAAGCTACTACAATCACACCAGTTTGTGAGCAATGTGATGATAGCAACAAACCAGTGGCGTATTGCCACACCTGCTCAGACTGCCTGTGTGAAGAGTGCTTGAAAGCTCACAAAAGAGTAAAAGCTCTTCGAGATCACAAGACAGTCAATATCACTCCTGGAAACGCTCTTGATATCGGGCCCCAGTCAAAGAAGAGCTATTTGTGCAGTATTCACCCCAAAAAACCACTAGAGCTTTATTGCAAGAGTTGTAAGAGCTTGGCCTGCCTCCTGTGCTTTGTGGGGCTACACAACGGCCATGACATTGGAAGCATCAATGGTAAAGCACGACAAAAAGTGGAACAAAGTATCAACAATCTGGTAAAAGAAACAGATTTAAAATTGACAGAATTCAAAGACAATTTAAAATACGTTTCTGCCCTTGAAAATGAAAAAACAGAAGTTTCAACTCCACTCAAAGTTGAAGTCGATAAGAAGGTTAATTTTCTCATTCAACAACTTGAAGCAAGGCGTAAAGAACTACACAAGGAGATTGATGATGCTTGTACGAAAGTCCTTAAAGAGCTATGGGCACAAAAAGAATACCATGAGACAGCCATTACGAGTATGGAGGGTGCTCTGAGCTTTGCCAGAAGAGCTCTAGCCTGCAAGGAAGACACGGAACTACTGGCCCTCTGTGCACAAGTTACCTCCAGACTAAAAGAACTGAGTCAGCTGAAATTTGACAGTCGATCCGTAGAGAAAATTGAAATGACAACCCTCGAATTTAAAGAAAGTAATGAACAAATGCCTGTATTTGCACAGCCTTTGGGGAAAGTTTCCAAAATGGGAAGGTCACCAGTCGGTGCTAAACTTGTTGTTGGGAAATTACAATCAGCAGCTGCTAGGCCAACCATACAAGTCACCACCGATAAGCAAGAAAATCATATCCTATGTCCTTTAGGTGAAGACGCTCGCATTCAAGTTACAGCAAGAGTGAACATGAACGGAAAAAATGCTCTAAAAAACACAAAACTAACCATTTCAACCGAATCAAATGTGGGTTTTGGTAATACTAGACGCCACCCAGTATCTTTTTACGGTGCTGAACAATTGCAAATAGATGTCCAAGAGAATACTCAACCCAATAGTTGGACAGTGATAGTCAAGCCTAAAAGTATCGGGGAATGCAGAGTAACATTTCGAGTACGTGGGAAATATGGAGACACACATCTGGAAGATAGTGCTGGACATATTATTGTTGAAGCATACAACATTTAGCTTTTGTTGAACTCCTAAACGCATTTGACAGAGAGTATAATTGTGCAATTATGTAATTTAGAATATCGTAATTTAGAATATCGTGCACGTAGTTATATACCAAGATTTAAACTATGCAACAATTATTAATGAACATTgcacacataaattatagtacTGTGTAGTACATTATACTCACATCTTAATTTGCTAAACATTGACTGTACGATGGTGCAACGTGTACTATGGGGGCCGGGGTGTGGCTATTTAGTGTCCATGTATAAATGCACAAGAAGTTTACCTTGTAGATAATAAACAAGGTTATAACAACGAACTTAAGAAATCACCTGACTTCTATACTTTCATATTGCTTGTTCATATCACCAGTTCAGAGAAGGGAGAAATATTGTTTCACAAAGTAGCACTGAAGCCACTTATTGATAGAGTACATGAAACACACCACATGCAGGTAGACTAGGGTTATCTTATCCAGGATTCGACGAAAAACCTACAAAGGGGAAAAAGGCGGTCAGAATCACATGCTTTCAGCAAATCTAGAGAAACAAGCAATGGCAGAAAGTGCAGTGAAAGAAAAGCTGAAATGTTCCACTTGCTTGGACAATTTCAAGAATCCCAAAGTGTTGCCGTGTTGTCACAGCTTCTGTCTCCATTGTCTGGAGGGATCTCATGAGAAAACCAAAGACAAGAAAAGCCTAACCTGCCCTGAATGCAAGGCTAGTCATCAGGCAAATTAACTAAACCGTAGCATTTTTAAGAACTATccgtatacgtataattataattatgcattcataTATATAGTAAAGATTAAACACTTCACATAGAGCAGGTAGAAAACACACGTTATGTTttacgtacatgcatacatgtacaatacctGTTCAATATGTACAAGCTAATTAACTGGTTTGCATGTACTGACACAAAAAATAAACACTAAGTTGGCTTTATATTGCATGCAGGTTCCTACCAATGGTCCCCGTGGTTTCCCAGACAACTACACACTTGCTAATCAGAAACACGCCCCAACAACCACACCAGTTTGTGAGCAATGCGGCGACAAGAACAAACCAGTGGAGTACAGTGACACCTGCTCAGAGTACCAATGTGAAGAGTGTTTGAGAACCCCCAAAAAACATAAGGGTGATCAAAATCACGAGACAGTCATTAAAGCCCAGTTAAAGAAGAGCTATTTGTGTAGTATTCACCCCGAAGAACCACTAAGGCTTTACTGCAAGAGTTGTAAGAGCTTGGCCTGCCTCCTGTGCTTTGTGGGGCTACACAACGGCCATGACATTGAGATCATTGatgacaaaacaaaacaagaagTGGAACAAAGTATCAATAATCTGGTAAAAGTAACAGATTCGAAATTGAAGGAATTTGAAGAGAACTTGAAATATGTTTCTGCCCTTGAAAAGGAAAAAGCAGAAGCTTCCATTACACTCAAAACTCAAGTCGATAAGAAAGTACATTTTCTCACCCAACAACTTGAAGCAAGGCGTAAAGAACTATACACAAGGAGATTGACGATGCTTGTACGAAGGACCTCAATAAATTGTGTGTACAGAAAGAATACCACGAGACAGCCATTACGAGCATGGAGGGTGCTCTGAGCTTTGCCAGAAGAGGAGCTCTAGCCTGCAAGGAAGACACGGAACTATTGGCTCTCTGCAAATTGAAatagctgaatcagctaaaatgGGATAGTCAAGAAACTGAGGAAATTGAAATTACAACCATCGAATTCAAACATCCTCAGGAGAGGGAAACAGATACGGCAGTTGGGGAGATACAAACAGAAGTACATACGCCAGATATACAAATTACCGCAGAAGAGCTGCATAATCATGTTCAATTTTCTGATGGTTGTAGTATTACGTTTCAAGTAACGGCAGTAGTGAATTTTAAATGGAAATCGAAAACCCCTAAACTAACTGCTTCAGCAACTTATAGATCCCAGCAGTACGAATTGTACGAAACTATAACTGAAGAAAATGCTACAGCAAACTGTTGGACAGTCAAGTTTACTCCTAAAGAACCAAGTATTTACACGATTACATTTCAAGTCAATGGGGACTATGGAGGCACATACCTATACCAAAGTGCTGAATACCAAATCGAAATATATTAACACTATACAAAATATTCCCAATTATACGAAGCATTACGAGCAGCACTAACTTAGTGTTGTAGAACTGTATACAATGTCTggtcattattataattattagctatgtATCAgattgcaaataattattatactgcttttctacataattattattgtacacatacactgtTCATGTAACTCATTTTCGTTTTCTTCTTCTTagcacatgtatgcatgccaTCAGTTACAGCGAtctaattatgcctcagttgcgcatgcacagcaaggtatatacggtaacatagcctgtgtgtgtgtgtgtgtgtgtgtgtgtgtgtgtgtagaatgttacagctgctcttttttggattgcaattagtggatttacaaaataatgcttcgttctcgagttatgcctatttTGCTTACTTTGTTGCAGGCGGGAGGGGGTGAAATGATGGGTACTTGTAATGGCCGATTTGTATGTCACCAGCTGTCAGAGTATAGTCTGCACTTCTAATAGCTTAATTgctgctatatacatgtacatgcactaattAAATGCCTATAGGGGATTGAAAAACAGATCCCATGCATAATATTGGCAGGGGCAAATCTAGAGGGTAGCAGAGAGTGCTCTAGCACCCCCCCTGACCTTTGAGAATTTAATCAGttatctgcatgtgtgtgtctcACTCATGCATTGACTGATTGAAGACTGAAGTCACTCCTAGACTTGGTACTAGCTGAGTACGAGTATAGCTGTAGACCTAAAcatttcattttaaaaatacGAAAAGGGTTGGACAGATGTTCACATGCACTATTCAACTTAATTCTTATgggttagccttgcactaaagcgctagttttagctacaagagtcagagtCCAACTGATACAActaaagattctgaagagacttgcaacagccttcactgtaagtaaaattagccacaactggagaacaaagctttagttgcatatccacgaatcaaaatccaagagaacgtggctagaagcctacagaagctgttagtttacgttgcattgcaaccgttgaccagacacagtcagctttaccatatcccgtgtgcggctacgcctcgaagCATAAcaatggctatatatagctagttacTCACAATACagcactgcacatgcagtgttaACACATGTCACTCATATACAAATACAGTTGTGcaacactatatatacatataggaTACGTACCTCAGTAATAATACTAATATTATGGTTAAGCAACTCTATGGTATGACTGGAAGATGAGCCCCACCTATCTTCCAGGAATTCCCTTGCATATAATAAACAACAAGCCTCAATTTGACTGAGTTTGAGTTGCATGGTAAGCCCAGTAGTTAGACAAGCTAGAAAGTGAATGTGTCTATTGCTTAGCCAGTAGACATGCAGACACAATGAATGTGATATCATTCACTGAACTAAGTCATAATTTTCTATCTTTTAGGTTGTTGCTGCTTTATCGTTAGAACGCCATCTTGTATTGCTAATATTCATAAAGAATGGATAAATTCATTGCTAGCATTCGCCGAAAGTACAAAGAGAGATCCTTAAATCGTGAAGAGCAATGGCCACCAGTTTCTGGAGAGAGGCTCATTAACTTGCAGTTAGTGGAGACTGACAAGAAAGAAGGATTTAGAGCAGGCTTGCCACAACATGGTGCACCTGATGATAATGTCAAGCGTACTCCAATTCTCCATGGTGACCTGTTCAAAATcgaaaaaaacaaaaaaccaGTCAAGAAGCTCATTGTTGAAGGCAATGCTGGGATTGGTAAAACCACACTGTGTACCATGCTTGCTGAAGGGTGGGCAAAGGGCAAGATCCTAACACAATTTGACTGTGTTCTGTTGCTTCCACTGAGAGAACATGGAGTATCCTCTGCCACAAGTCTCGCTGAACTGTTCAAACTTCTCCACTCCAGTGAGAGGATCCGCACATCTGTTATAGAAGAGTTggaggagagagagggagaaggTGTCCTCATCATAGCTGATGGCTGGGATGAGCTTAGTGCAGAAAATTGTTTGAAAATGTCCTTTCTTTACAAGCTTTTCTTTGGTGATTTTCTTCCATTTGCTTCTATTCTTCTAACGTCCCGACCTTCTGCTTCAGCTCCTCTTCACAACCTTCCTTCTGTGAATCGCTTGGTTGAGGTAGTTGGTTTTAATGAGGAGAATATCAAGCAGTACATAGAATCAGAGTTTGAGCAATTCCCGGAGAAAGTATCTTCTCTTATCGAGCAACTTGAGAACAACCCAGTCATTCAGAGTGTGTGTTCTGTGCCCCTCAATTGTGCCATTGTTTGTAACTTGTGGCACATTTTAgatcaagagcttccttgtaCGCTAACTGAGCTGTACACTCAAATTGTTCTTAGCATTATCCTTCGCAATGTCAAAAAGAAGTTCCCTGATTGTCCAATTAGCCTCAATGGGTTTGATGAGATTCCGAATGACCTGCAAGACGTATTTTGGTTGATTTGTAAGTTTGCTTACGAGTGCTTATTATTAGATCAGCTGGTTTTCTCAGAAGCTAAATTGTCCTCTCGCTTACCTGAAGTTGGTGACAAGTTGCTGTGCTTTGGTCTGTTGCAGTCTGCACGATCACTTCTACCTGTCGGTCATGGCCTGTCTTTTCACTTTGCTCACCTGACCATCCAGGAGTTCTTGGCTGCCCTCCATCTTGCTACTCTATCCAATAAAGAGAAACTGAAGGTTGTTAAGGCTCATTCTAAGAGTGGACGTTTTTACATGGTGTGGAGATTTATGTTTGGTCTTGCTAGTAAGCACCATGGTAGCCGTAGCGATAAGGTGATCAGTTTGGATGATGGTTTGATGGATAAATGTCTTGTGGCTGAAGAGTTTTATCATGGTGTTTTGGCTTTATGTCATGCTGCTTTCGAAGCTTCAGACCCTAGCATCTCAACAGAAGTTTGTAGAAGGTATGGAAAATATCTATTAGACGGTCATTTCTACACTCCCTTTGACCGTGTAGCTAGCTTCTATGTTCTTCGTACTGCTGAAATATGTGATGATTTGGTTATCAGAATGGGTGTTTGTGTAATGAATGATAAACTATTGAAGGAAATAACTGACATACTTTCTAATGCAAATGGTAAACTGCAAGTCCAACAGTTACACCTCCAGCAGACTAAGTTGTCTGACAAAGGTGTTGCTGATCTATTCAAGAGAGCCTCAGCTGCCTTTACAACTTTAGAACATCTCCTTCTGCATCACAACAACTTCACTGACATCATGTCATCATTCACGCAAACATCTTGTATGAGCCTCAGAAAACTGGACTTATCTCAAAATCCTCTTGGAGTTTCTGGTATACAGTCATTAGAGACAGCTGTACGGGCAGGAGTTCTTGTTAACATTAGGTCGCTGTTCTTGTCCAACACCCTCACTGATGATGCTGACGTCAATGGAGCTCTACTGACCACCCTCTTACAGTCCATTGCCTCTCACTGTGCTGAACTGAGACGCTTAGACCTTTCTCATAATAATCTTGGTTTACCTGGATTATGTTCAGTTGTGGAGAACATTCCGCTACGATTGGATGACATTGAATTATCAGCTACCCATCTCACCACTTCATTTCACTCAGAGTCTCAATACACAGTCACCTGTGAGATGCTGAACATCAACGCAAACAGTTTAACGATGATGGATCTGATTGGCTCTAATTTCAGTGGAGCTGCTGGAACTCTTTTACTGGCGAAGTTTCTTCAAGCATTTCAATCACTGAAACGTCTTTACTGCCTTGACTGTTCTCTCACCTCTGCCGACATCATAATGCTTATCCACCATCTCAAGTCTGCTAATGTGGTATGTAAGACTTTAAATAGGTTGTATCTCAACAACAACTCCATTGATGATGAGGGAGTGATGGCTTTCACTGAGTGTCTACCAGAGCTGTTTCCTAGACTGAACAAGTTTGAGTTAAAATTCCAGGATGGCGTTATTCTCCGTGGTAATCCTGTGAGCAAGGAGTTGACACTCATGTGCAACGAATACTTGAAGGTATCAATCTACATatatttgtatataattatggcattcaGTTTATTAGTATATCACCCTGTTTTATAGTCCTTATTGCCAACACATGCAGGTCTTGAAGAAAGCAACCCCAGTAACAAGTTTACCTCCACAAAATGAAGAGGTATAAGTATATATTTAAAAGAAATTTACAGTCAATATTATTTTCTTAGATGAATCGTGTTTTCCATTATTTTGGGGATATGTTACTGTCGAAGAACATTTACGTGGCTGAAGCGGTGAGTGTGTcatcattattaattatacaataattatattgatctCATCAGTATAGATCTCTTCAGATGATGATAATAATGACAGCATTGATTCATGGTATTGCACTAACGAACCAG is a window of Halichondria panicea chromosome 13, odHalPani1.1, whole genome shotgun sequence DNA encoding:
- the LOC135346902 gene encoding E3 ubiquitin-protein ligase TRIM45-like, with translation MAESAVKEELKCSICLDNFKNPKVLPCCHSFCLHCLEGAHERTKNKKSLTCPQCKAKQQVPTNGPRGFPDDYTLANQKQATTITPVCEQCDDSNKPVAYCHTCSDCLCEECLKAHKRVKALRDHKTVNITPGNALDIGPQSKKSYLCSIHPKKPLELYCKSCKSLACLLCFVGLHNGHDIGSINGKARQKVEQSINNLVKETDLKLTEFKDNLKYVSALENEKTEVSTPLKVEVDKKVNFLIQQLEARRKELHKEIDDACTKVLKELWAQKEYHETAITSMEGALSFARRALACKEDTELLALCAQVTSRLKELSQLKFDSRSVEKIEMTTLEFKESNEQMPVFAQPLGKVSKMGRSPVGAKLVVGKLQSAAARPTIQVTTDKQENHILCPLGEDARIQVTARVNMNGKNALKNTKLTISTESNVGFGNTRRHPVSFYGAEQLQIDVQENTQPNSWTVIVKPKSIGECRVTFRVRGKYGDTHLEDSAGHIIVEAYNI
- the LOC135346454 gene encoding E3 ubiquitin-protein ligase TRIM45-like, giving the protein MAESAVKEKLKCSTCLDNFKNPKVLPCCHSFCLHCLEGSHEKTKDKKSLTCPECKASHQVPTNGPRGFPDNYTLANQKHAPTTTPVCEQCGDKNKPVEYSDTCSEYQCEECLRTPKKHKGDQNHETVIKAQLKKSYLCSIHPEEPLRLYCKSCKSLACLLCFVGLHNGHDIEIIDDKTKQEVEQSINNLVKVTDSKLKEFEENLKYVSALEKEKAEASITLKTQVDKKKEYHETAITSMEGALSFARRGALACKEDTELLALCKLK
- the LOC135346890 gene encoding NACHT, LRR and PYD domains-containing protein 3-like isoform X2, which produces MDKFIASIRRKYKERSLNREEQWPPVSGERLINLQLVETDKKEGFRAGLPQHGAPDDNVKRTPILHGDLFKIEKNKKPVKKLIVEGNAGIGKTTLCTMLAEGWAKGKILTQFDCVLLLPLREHGVSSATSLAELFKLLHSSERIRTSVIEELEEREGEGVLIIADGWDELSAENCLKMSFLYKLFFGDFLPFASILLTSRPSASAPLHNLPSVNRLVEVVGFNEENIKQYIESEFEQFPEKVSSLIEQLENNPVIQSVCSVPLNCAIVCNLWHILDQELPCTLTELYTQIVLSIILRNVKKKFPDCPISLNGFDEIPNDLQDVFWLICKFAYECLLLDQLVFSEAKLSSRLPEVGDKLLCFGLLQSARSLLPVGHGLSFHFAHLTIQEFLAALHLATLSNKEKLKVVKAHSKSGRFYMVWRFMFGLASKHHGSRSDKVISLDDGLMDKCLVAEEFYHGVLALCHAAFEASDPSISTEVCRRYGKYLLDGHFYTPFDRVASFYVLRTAEICDDLVIRMGVCVMNDKLLKEITDILSNANGKLQVQQLHLQQTKLSDKGVADLFKRASAAFTTLEHLLLHHNNFTDIMSSFTQTSCMSLRKLDLSQNPLGVSGIQSLETAVRAGVLVNIRSLFLSNTLTDDADVNGALLTTLLQSIASHCAELRRLDLSHNNLGLPGLCSVVENIPLRLDDIELSATHLTTSFHSESQYTVTCEMLNINANSLTMMDLIGSNFSGAAGTLLLAKFLQAFQSLKRLYCLDCSLTSADIIMLIHHLKSANVVCKTLNRLYLNNNSIDDEGVMAFTECLPELFPRLNKFELKFQDGVILRGNPVSKELTLMCNEYLKVLKKATPVTSLPPQNEEMNRVFHYFGDMLLSKNIYVAEAISSDDDNNDSIDSWYCTNEPVEHHPIDEVVDTVDTPSDVTDPDTLINEQSFSQASPVEHHPTASDEATCTTTLQSTHRTDQHTTGASEPRTVTIEELKERTKVTDSQLDTEIEETDMLDMAAYFDNVETYPAMLGLSPAEQKDVKYALFLNDMQTAMFHTLKVWRQHNPSAATYRALVDIVLDMRMKELATYICQSAARKPEPVMCNRT
- the LOC135346890 gene encoding NACHT, LRR and PYD domains-containing protein 3-like isoform X1 — protein: MDKFIASIRRKYKERSLNREEQWPPVSGERLINLQLVETDKKEGFRAGLPQHGAPDDNVKRTPILHGDLFKIEKNKKPVKKLIVEGNAGIGKTTLCTMLAEGWAKGKILTQFDCVLLLPLREHGVSSATSLAELFKLLHSSERIRTSVIEELEEREGEGVLIIADGWDELSAENCLKMSFLYKLFFGDFLPFASILLTSRPSASAPLHNLPSVNRLVEVVGFNEENIKQYIESEFEQFPEKVSSLIEQLENNPVIQSVCSVPLNCAIVCNLWHILDQELPCTLTELYTQIVLSIILRNVKKKFPDCPISLNGFDEIPNDLQDVFWLICKFAYECLLLDQLVFSEAKLSSRLPEVGDKLLCFGLLQSARSLLPVGHGLSFHFAHLTIQEFLAALHLATLSNKEKLKVVKAHSKSGRFYMVWRFMFGLASKHHGSRSDKVISLDDGLMDKCLVAEEFYHGVLALCHAAFEASDPSISTEVCRRYGKYLLDGHFYTPFDRVASFYVLRTAEICDDLVIRMGVCVMNDKLLKEITDILSNANGKLQVQQLHLQQTKLSDKGVADLFKRASAAFTTLEHLLLHHNNFTDIMSSFTQTSCMSLRKLDLSQNPLGVSGIQSLETAVRAGVLVNIRSLFLSNTLTDDADVNGALLTTLLQSIASHCAELRRLDLSHNNLGLPGLCSVVENIPLRLDDIELSATHLTTSFHSESQYTVTCEMLNINANSLTMMDLIGSNFSGAAGTLLLAKFLQAFQSLKRLYCLDCSLTSADIIMLIHHLKSANVVCKTLNRLYLNNNSIDDEGVMAFTECLPELFPRLNKFELKFQDGVILRGNPVSKELTLMCNEYLKVLKKATPVTSLPPQNEEMNRVFHYFGDMLLSKNIYVAEAISSDDDNNDSIDSWYCTNEPVEHHPIDEVVDTVDTPSDVTDPDTLINEQSFSQASPVEHHPTASDEATCTTTLQSTHRTDQHTTGASEPRTVTIEELKERTKVTDSQLDTEIEETDMLDMAAYFDNVETYPAMLGLSPAEQKDVKYALFLNDMQTAMFHTLKVWRQHNPSAATYRALVDIVLDMRMKELATYICQSAASVARIRGVSTGAMQL